The following coding sequences lie in one Miscanthus floridulus cultivar M001 chromosome 9, ASM1932011v1, whole genome shotgun sequence genomic window:
- the LOC136479463 gene encoding protein ALP1-like, with protein sequence MDLSLSRDMLCRKAAALTVVMVTFVSTRLKRKTPEPETPLPNPIALALIRDENEEHRQRTLRMIYNSTDSECISMIRMKRVAFFKLVRTFRERSLVTDREGVSVEEQVAMFLHVVGHNQRFRVVHQSFRRSIQTVHKHFHQVLYAVGELRNEMIKPASTTTHPKILGSHTWNPYFKDVIGFIDGTHFLARVPRRMQQAFRGRKKDPTQNVMVVVNCDLKFTYVLAGWEGSAHDATVLADAVAREDGLSLPEGKMFLVDAGYACKNGFLPPYRGVRYHLSEYGPRNRPTNARELYNLRHSSLRVTVERAIGALKGRFRILDNKPFHKYRTQVKLVVACAILHNWILGFGIDEVVPDEEGFTTSADPTNLPPAHLDQDSVDMAEIRDAICNAMWEGRGTNTS encoded by the exons ATGGATCTGTCTTTGAGCCGTGACATGCTGTGTAGGAAGGCAGCTGCCTTGACTGTTGTTATGGTTACCTTTGTATCCACTAGGCTGAAAAGGAAAACCCCTGAACCTGAAACCCCACTGCCTAATCCTATAGCACTGGCCctgattagggatgaaaatgaaGAGCATAGACAGAGAACACTGAGAATGATATACAATTCCACTGATTCAGAGTGTATTTCTATGATTAGGATGAAGAGAGTTGCTTTTTTTAAGTTAGTGAGAACTTTTAGAGAGAGGAGTCTTGTCACTGATAGGGAGGGGGTGTCAGTAGAAGAGCAGGTTGCCATGTTTTTACATGTTGTAGGGCACAACCAAAGATTTAGGGTTGTCCACCAGTCCTTTAGGAGGTCCATCCAAACTGTCCACAAGCACTTCCATCAGGTGTTGTATGCTGTGGGTGAGCTTAGGAATGAAATGATAAAGCCAGCTAGCACTACCACTCACCCAAAGATTCTTGGAAGCCATACATGGAATCCATATTTTAAG GATGTCATTGGCTTTATAGATGGCACTCATTTCCTAGCAAGGGTTCCTAGGCGCATGCAACAAGCTTTTAGGGGTAGGAAAAAGGATCCCACCCAAAATGTGATGGTAGTTGTGAATTGTGATCTGAAATTCACTTATGTCCTGGCTGGCTGGGAGGGCTCTGCCCATGATGCAACTGTTTTGGCAGATGCTGTAGCcagggaagatggcttgagtttGCCAGAAG GTAAAATGTTCTTGGTAGATGCTGGGTATGCATGCAAAAATGGTTTCCTACCTCCCTACAGGGGGGTTAGGTACCATTTGTCTGAGTATGGCCCAAGGAACAGGCCCACCAATGCAAGGGAGCTCTACAACCTTAGGCACTCATCACTTAGAGTGACTGTGGAGAGGGCTATAGGTGCACTGAAGGGCAGGTTTAGGATCTTGGACAACAAACCCTTCCACAAGTATAGGACACAAGTGAAGCTTGTAGTTGCCTGTGCCATTTTGCATAACTGGATCctaggttttggcattgatgaagtAGTTCCTGATGAGGAAGGTTTCACTACTTCTGCTGATCCAACCAACCTACCCCCAGCCCATCTGGACCAAGACTCTGTTGACATGGCTGAAATAAGGGATGCCATTTGCAATGCTATGTGGGAAGGGAGGGGAACAAACACTAGTTGA